GAACTGCTCGACATCGGCAACAGGCCGATACCGATGATTAGGGCGAGGGCGGTGCTGGGGAACAAACGCTTCATGTTGATTCGACGCGGGGACAATTGATAACGCATATTAGGCCGTCTTTGAAGTCGCCGGTTCCACAAGGGCCGGTCGCATAATGCAAAAAGCCCGGCGCTATAGCTTCGGGCTCAGTCCAGACTCACTATGGAGGCACTGTGAAAGCATTGCAAGGCGTTGACGGTCAAGTGGAGTGGGTTGAAGAGCCCAGTCCTACATGTGATGTAGGGCAAGTTCGCATTCGTGTGGCGGCAGCGGGTCTCAATCGCGCCGATTTGTTACAGAAGGCAGGCCTATATCCGCCACCGCCGGGGGCCAGTCAGGTGCTGGGTCTTGAGTGTTCCGGGGTGATCAGCGAGGTCGGCGCGGGTTCGTCCTGGCAGGTGGGTGATCGGGTTTGCGCCTTACTGGCCGGGGGCGGGATGGCTGAAGAGGTGGTTGTCGACGGACGGCACGTGCTACCGGTTCCCGACGAAATGTCGTTGGCAGAAGCGGCAGCCTTGCCGGAAGTGTACGCAACCGTCTGGTTGAACTTGTTTCAACTTGCGGCGCTTAAACCGGGTGAGAAAGTTCTGCTGCACGCCGGAGCAAGTGGGATCGGTTCAGCTGCCATTCAGCTGTGCAAGGCGTTTGGCAACCCGTGCTGGGTCAGCGTCGGATCCGCCGAACGGTTGGCCTATTGCGAAAAGCTCGGCGCCCAGGGTGGTGTGGTGCGTACTGACGACCTGGATAGCCTGCGCGACCTTGGGCCGTTCGACGTCATCCTCGACCCGGTGGGCGGCAATTACGCGACGTTGAACCTGAAGCTGCTGGCCGGCGATGGCCGTTGGGTGCTGATCGGCCTGATGGGCGGCCGCGAGGCCAAGCTGGATCTGGCGCAAGTACTGGCCAAGCGTGTGCAGCTGCTGGGTTCGACCCTGCGTAGTCGTGACGATCAGTTCAAGGCAGATCTCTTCAGCGACTTGAGCCAGCATGTCTGGCCATTGTTTGCCGAAGGACGCTTGAGTCCGCAGTTGGCCAAGACCTTTCCGATCAAGGATGCCGAGGCGGCGTTTGCGGAGTTGGCGAGCAACACAGTGGCGGGGAAGTTGGTGTTGGTGATTGACGAAAGCCTCCTCTGACACCACCGAACCTGTGATTCCCTTTGTGGCGAGGGAGTTTGCTCCCTCACCACAGGGGATCCGGGTTACTTCCAGAGATGGATCGGCCAGCCGGCTTTTTCGGCATGCTCTAGTAGTACCGGGTCCGGATTCACCACATGCGGGAAATCGACCTTCAGCAACAACGGCAGGTCATTGCGTGAGTCGGAATAGAAACTCGCGCCTTCGAGGTTTTCCTCTTCAGCATCCAGCCATTCCAGCAACCGAGTGATCTTGCCCTCGCGGTAAGTCAGGGTGCCCACGGTGTTACCGGTATAAACTCCATGCGCCACCTCCAGCTCGATTCCGAGAATTTCGTCGATGCCCAGGCGCTCTGCAATCGGTCTGACCAGGTGTGTGCCTGAAGCGGAGATCACCAGGATTCGGTCGCCAGCCTTGCGGTGGGCGGCGATGGCTTGGGTGGCGTCGCTGAAGATGATCGGTTCGATGAAGTCTTCCACCCACGGGCCGACCAGATGATCGACCTCTTCCGGCGTGCGGCCGATCATCGGTTCCAGGCTGAAGTCCATATACTCTTCCATGCGCAATTTGCCATGGCTGTAGGCGTCCATCAGCTCGTTGTTCTTGCGCATGAACGACTCGGGGTCGACCCAGCCCAGGCGGCCCATTTGCTCGCTCCAGAGGGTGGCGCAATCGCCGTGGATCAGAGTTTCGTCCAGATCAAAAATTGCCAGGGCCATCAGTGCAGTTCTCTCTTCAACATCAGCAAAGGCATCAGGCTACCTCACACAGGGCGGTCGGATCGATGGAAAGCGCCAGGCGCTGACCATCGGGATGCAGGTCGGTCGCCGAGCGATTAAGCACATCCACCACCAATTCCACGCCCCGGGCTTCGACCCGGTAGCGGATCACGTTGCCCAACAGGCTGTGGCTGCGCACTTGCGCATCCAGTTCGCCGCTCAGGCTCAGTTCAATGGCCTCCGGGCGGATCGCGATACGGTGTGTGATAGGGCGTTGCAACAGTTTGGTCGCGCTGTCGGCGTCCAGCAGGTTGTAATTGCCGATGAAGCCCGCCGCGAACACATCCACAGGCGCGGTGTACAGGGTTTCTGCGTCGCCGCTTTGTACGATTTTTCCCTGATTCATCAGGAAAATCCGGTCAGACATGGTCAGGGCTTCTTCCTGATCGTGTGTGACGAAGATCGTGGTCAAGCCCAGTTCTCGCTGGATCTGCCGGATCTGTTCGCGCAAATGCTTGCGAATCCGTGCATCAAGGGCCGACAGCGGTTCATCCAGGAGCAACAAACGCGGCCGAGTCACCAAGGAGCGGGCGAGGGCGACGCGCTGACATTGGCCGCCGGACAGCTGATGCGGGTAACGGGCGGCAAATTCGTTGAGCTCGACCAGTTTCAGCACTTCGGCAACGCGCTTTTGGCTGTCGTCGGCGTTGACCTTCTGCATGCGCAAACCGAAAGCGACGTTCTGCTCCACGGTCATGTTGGGGAACAGTGCGTAACTCTGGAACACCATGCCGATCCCGCGTTTTTGCGGGCTCAGTGGCACGATATCAACACCATCGAGAAGGATCTTGCCACCATCCACTGAGGTCAGTCCGGCGATGCAGCGCAGCAGGGTGGATTTGCCGCACCCGGACGGGCCGAGCAGGGTGACGAATTCGCCTTTCTGGATTTCGCAATTGATGTCGCTGAACACCGTGGTGCCCGCGTAGTTTTTCTGAAGATGTTGGACGCTGACATAGCTCATTCGCTTTTGTCCCTGTTCAAGATGTTGGCAATCCAGGTCAAGACCAGCACAAAGAAGAAGTAGGAGATCACCAGCGCACTGGTGAAATGGCCGCTGCTGTTGCGCATGTTGTTGAGGTAGACCTGCAGGGTTTCGTAGCGGGTGCCAACGAGGATGTTGGCGAAGACAAACTCACCGAACAGGAACGAGAACGACAGCAGCAACGCCACCATCAAGCCCTTGCGCAGGTTCGGCAGGACCACCAGGAACGCAGCCTGAAAGGTGCTGGCGCCGAGTAGTTGCGCAGCGTCCATCAGGTCACGCAGGTTGATCGCTTGCAGGTTGTTGGTGATCGCCCGGTACATGAACGGCAGCGCCACGGTGAAGTAGCAACCGATCAGGATCCACGGCGTACCGACCATCGCGAACGGCCCGGAACCGTAGAGCTGCAACAGTCCCACCGACGACACCACGGGCGGTACGGCGAAGGGCAGCAGGATCAGGATGTTCATCAGCGCATCGAGTTTCGGAAAGTGGTAATGCACCACGAACAGCAGCGGCAGAATCAGCACCACCGACAGGATCAATGCGCCAACACACACCAACAACGATTGGCCGAAAGCGTTCAGGAAGCGCGGGTCGCTCCACAGCTGTGCGTACCATTTGATGCTGAAACCGCTGGGCAGAATGGTTGCCGACCAGCTGCTGGAAATCGAGTAGATAAAGGTGCCGAGCAGCGGCAGCAACATAATGGCAAACAGCAGGTAAACCACCACGCGATGGTAGATGCCGGCGGGCCCCAATTCAGCGCGAGACATGGTAGCTCCTCTTCAACAGCAGTTGATGGACGATGGTCACCAGGGTCATCAACGCCACCAGTACC
The Pseudomonas sp. MYb327 DNA segment above includes these coding regions:
- a CDS encoding zinc-binding dehydrogenase; this translates as MKALQGVDGQVEWVEEPSPTCDVGQVRIRVAAAGLNRADLLQKAGLYPPPPGASQVLGLECSGVISEVGAGSSWQVGDRVCALLAGGGMAEEVVVDGRHVLPVPDEMSLAEAAALPEVYATVWLNLFQLAALKPGEKVLLHAGASGIGSAAIQLCKAFGNPCWVSVGSAERLAYCEKLGAQGGVVRTDDLDSLRDLGPFDVILDPVGGNYATLNLKLLAGDGRWVLIGLMGGREAKLDLAQVLAKRVQLLGSTLRSRDDQFKADLFSDLSQHVWPLFAEGRLSPQLAKTFPIKDAEAAFAELASNTVAGKLVLVIDESLL
- a CDS encoding HAD family hydrolase; protein product: MALAIFDLDETLIHGDCATLWSEQMGRLGWVDPESFMRKNNELMDAYSHGKLRMEEYMDFSLEPMIGRTPEEVDHLVGPWVEDFIEPIIFSDATQAIAAHRKAGDRILVISASGTHLVRPIAERLGIDEILGIELEVAHGVYTGNTVGTLTYREGKITRLLEWLDAEEENLEGASFYSDSRNDLPLLLKVDFPHVVNPDPVLLEHAEKAGWPIHLWK
- a CDS encoding ABC transporter ATP-binding protein translates to MSYVSVQHLQKNYAGTTVFSDINCEIQKGEFVTLLGPSGCGKSTLLRCIAGLTSVDGGKILLDGVDIVPLSPQKRGIGMVFQSYALFPNMTVEQNVAFGLRMQKVNADDSQKRVAEVLKLVELNEFAARYPHQLSGGQCQRVALARSLVTRPRLLLLDEPLSALDARIRKHLREQIRQIQRELGLTTIFVTHDQEEALTMSDRIFLMNQGKIVQSGDAETLYTAPVDVFAAGFIGNYNLLDADSATKLLQRPITHRIAIRPEAIELSLSGELDAQVRSHSLLGNVIRYRVEARGVELVVDVLNRSATDLHPDGQRLALSIDPTALCEVA
- a CDS encoding ABC transporter permease — its product is MSRAELGPAGIYHRVVVYLLFAIMLLPLLGTFIYSISSSWSATILPSGFSIKWYAQLWSDPRFLNAFGQSLLVCVGALILSVVLILPLLFVVHYHFPKLDALMNILILLPFAVPPVVSSVGLLQLYGSGPFAMVGTPWILIGCYFTVALPFMYRAITNNLQAINLRDLMDAAQLLGASTFQAAFLVVLPNLRKGLMVALLLSFSFLFGEFVFANILVGTRYETLQVYLNNMRNSSGHFTSALVISYFFFVLVLTWIANILNRDKSE